Proteins from a single region of Deltaproteobacteria bacterium:
- a CDS encoding MFS transporter has protein sequence MDDSAGSPSYRSPRENPWWIPPFLGGIPHGISPAQLRLLGFLTFAMFFENFDLSLLGNALPQIGASFGLSKAGLGDFTGATRFGALPAFFLVPLADRLGRRRLLLVCVVGMSLGSGLTALSQSALQFVLFQVLTRTFIVTASVVTFVVVTEEFPAENRGWGIGMLGGVSAIGFGAGALVYAFVDSLPFGWRALYMIGLVPLLLFPALRRGIVETKRWNEHSQGLVASRGVGEAISAAFAPIAELYRLHPRRALALGLLGGLSAAGTGVAFQFISEFLQTERGWTPGTFAALSISFGAFGIVGNPVAGRLGDRIGRRAIAAVVLVLFPLCAFGFYAGPASLVALPWTAMVFLSMASSVTTRALATELFPTALRGTGGGSLALLETLGVAAGLFAYARGMDWLGDQGVVIPLVSLATAFAALAVLLLPETARRELEEISAGGDSR, from the coding sequence ATGGACGATTCCGCAGGCTCGCCCTCGTATCGGTCGCCACGCGAGAACCCCTGGTGGATTCCTCCCTTCCTCGGCGGAATTCCCCACGGCATCTCGCCCGCGCAGCTGCGCCTGCTCGGCTTTCTGACCTTCGCGATGTTCTTCGAGAACTTCGACCTGTCGTTGCTCGGCAATGCGCTGCCGCAGATCGGCGCGAGCTTCGGGCTCTCGAAGGCGGGGCTCGGCGACTTCACCGGAGCGACGCGATTCGGCGCCCTGCCCGCGTTCTTCCTGGTGCCACTCGCGGATCGCCTCGGCCGCCGGCGCCTTCTCCTGGTCTGCGTCGTCGGAATGAGCCTCGGCTCGGGGCTCACCGCGCTCTCCCAATCGGCCCTGCAGTTCGTGCTGTTCCAGGTCCTGACGCGCACGTTCATCGTGACGGCCTCGGTCGTGACGTTCGTCGTCGTGACCGAGGAGTTCCCGGCCGAGAACCGCGGCTGGGGCATCGGCATGCTCGGCGGCGTGTCGGCGATCGGCTTCGGCGCTGGCGCCTTGGTCTACGCGTTCGTGGACTCGCTTCCGTTCGGCTGGCGCGCGCTGTACATGATCGGCCTCGTGCCGCTCCTGCTCTTCCCGGCGCTGCGGCGCGGGATCGTGGAGACGAAGCGCTGGAACGAGCACAGCCAGGGGCTGGTCGCTTCGCGCGGCGTCGGCGAGGCGATCTCGGCCGCCTTCGCACCGATCGCGGAGCTGTACCGACTTCACCCCCGGCGAGCGCTCGCGCTCGGGCTGCTCGGAGGGCTCTCTGCAGCCGGGACCGGAGTCGCGTTCCAGTTCATCTCCGAGTTCCTGCAGACCGAGCGCGGCTGGACGCCCGGCACGTTCGCGGCGCTGTCGATCTCGTTTGGCGCGTTCGGCATCGTCGGAAACCCGGTTGCGGGCCGGCTCGGCGATCGCATCGGCAGACGCGCGATCGCCGCCGTCGTGCTCGTGCTCTTCCCGCTCTGCGCGTTCGGCTTCTACGCAGGTCCGGCGTCGCTCGTGGCGCTGCCCTGGACCGCGATGGTGTTCCTGTCGATGGCGAGCTCGGTCACGACGCGCGCGCTCGCGACCGAGCTCTTCCCGACCGCGCTTCGGGGCACCGGCGGCGGGAGCCTCGCGCTGCTCGAGACGCTCGGAGTCGCCGCAGGGCTCTTCGCCTACGCGCGCGGAATGGACTGGCTCGGCGATCAGGGCGTGGTGATCCCCCTGGTCTCGCTGGCGACGGCGTTCGCCGCGCTCGCCGTTCTGCTCCTGCCCGAGACCGCGCGCCGCGAGCTCGAGGAGATCAGCGCTGGAGGAGATTCACGATGA
- a CDS encoding methylmalonyl-CoA mutase: protein MSSLPRTPARNAAPDTERGPVRAVTAAALFDGHDASINIMRRLLQAQGAEVIHLGHDRSVDDVVCAALQEDADLIAVSSYQGGHLEFFRYLIDRLREAGAGHIRVYGGGGGVISPDEVRQLHAFGVTRIFRPEDGQRIGLAGMIAQVLEPGFSRPEPRPEEELARLGVESTTAVARLMSFFEAHGGANEASLDPLRQRLAARRRGAAAPVIGFTGTGGAGKSTLLDELVRRFQRAYPQKSVGVISVDPTRRSSGGALLGDRLRMNAIRPPGVFVRSFATRRAHLAVSSAVSDGVRVLQAANFDLILVETAGIGQSDSEIVDLVDLSVYVMTPEYGAPSQLEKIDMLELADAIVLNKFDRRGGEDALRDVRKQWRRNHPEAQRADDRVPVFPTIASRWSDGGTDRFFADLIAQVGERGFEGFAQAERLPAVLPKTAPLVPAGRSRYLAEIAESVRAHRVRADADAQRARAACGLREALRALGDEVPEMAQPFPAEALADGAGPVERVLLRRRYDELLRALSEPARRELAGWPELRARYLDESQSYEVRGRAIVAANHVRSLSGLAVPRVALPDTSDWGELARFAVLENLPGRFPFTAGVFPFKRVEEDPARMFAGEGPAERTNRRFHMLAKDQPAVRLSTAFDSVTLYGRDPAERPDIFGKVGTSGVSISTVDDAVKLYSGFDLLDPKTSVSMTINGPAPVVLAFFFNAVIDQAVERHLRETGQVERVRAELASLGLPRYDGPLPENHDGRGLLLLGVSGDRVVDPETYARIRREALSSVRGTVQADILKEDQAQNTCIFSSEFSLGLMGDVQEYFSRNRVENFYSVSISGYHIAEAGANPISQLAFTLANGFTYCEYYLSRGLAIDEFAPNFSFFFSNGLDPEYAVIGRVARRIWAIAMRDRYDAAERSQKLKYHIQTSGRSLHAQEMSFNDVRTTLQALLALQDNCNSLHTNAYDEAVTTPTEESVRRALAIQLVLNREYGWLKNENPIQGSYYLEQLTDAVEDAVLQEFERISARGGVLGAMETMYQRGRIQDESLHYESLKHSGELPIVGVNTFLNPKPEAESSAPRELIRASEAEKQACLANLRAFHARHRDEAPAALARLQEVARSGKNVFAELLETVKVASLGQISEALFEVGGRYRRSM, encoded by the coding sequence ATGAGTTCGCTGCCCCGCACCCCGGCTCGGAACGCCGCGCCGGACACCGAGCGCGGTCCCGTCCGCGCGGTCACCGCTGCGGCCCTGTTCGACGGGCACGACGCGTCGATCAACATCATGCGCCGGCTCCTGCAGGCGCAGGGCGCCGAGGTGATCCACCTGGGGCACGACCGCTCGGTGGACGACGTCGTCTGCGCCGCGCTTCAGGAGGACGCGGATCTGATCGCGGTCTCGTCCTACCAGGGCGGTCACCTCGAGTTCTTCCGCTACCTGATCGATCGCCTGCGCGAGGCGGGCGCCGGACACATCCGCGTCTACGGCGGCGGCGGCGGCGTGATCTCGCCCGACGAGGTGCGGCAGCTGCACGCGTTCGGCGTCACGCGCATCTTCCGGCCCGAGGACGGGCAGCGGATCGGGCTGGCCGGGATGATCGCGCAGGTGCTCGAGCCGGGCTTCTCTCGTCCGGAGCCGCGTCCGGAAGAGGAGCTGGCGCGGCTCGGCGTCGAGTCGACCACGGCGGTGGCGCGGCTGATGAGCTTCTTCGAGGCGCACGGCGGCGCGAACGAAGCGTCGCTCGATCCGTTGCGGCAGCGCCTCGCCGCGCGCAGGCGGGGCGCCGCAGCGCCGGTGATCGGCTTCACCGGAACCGGCGGCGCTGGAAAGTCGACCCTCCTCGACGAGCTGGTGCGCCGCTTCCAGCGCGCATATCCGCAGAAGAGCGTCGGAGTGATCTCCGTCGATCCGACCCGCCGCTCGAGCGGTGGAGCCCTGCTGGGAGACCGGCTGCGGATGAACGCGATCCGACCGCCGGGAGTCTTCGTGCGCTCGTTCGCGACGCGCCGTGCTCATCTCGCGGTCTCGTCGGCCGTATCCGATGGCGTGCGCGTGCTTCAGGCCGCGAACTTCGATCTGATCCTGGTCGAGACGGCCGGGATCGGCCAGAGCGATTCCGAGATCGTCGACCTGGTCGACCTCTCCGTCTACGTGATGACGCCGGAGTACGGCGCGCCATCGCAGCTCGAGAAGATCGACATGCTCGAGCTCGCCGACGCGATCGTGCTGAACAAGTTCGACCGGCGAGGCGGCGAGGACGCGCTTCGCGACGTGCGCAAGCAGTGGCGCAGGAACCATCCCGAGGCGCAGCGCGCGGATGACCGCGTGCCGGTGTTTCCGACCATCGCGAGCCGCTGGAGCGATGGCGGAACCGACCGCTTCTTCGCGGACCTGATCGCGCAGGTCGGCGAGCGCGGGTTCGAGGGCTTCGCGCAGGCGGAGCGACTGCCCGCCGTGCTGCCGAAGACCGCCCCGCTCGTGCCGGCCGGGCGTAGCCGATATCTGGCCGAGATCGCCGAGTCCGTTCGCGCGCATCGCGTGCGCGCCGACGCCGATGCGCAGCGGGCGCGAGCCGCGTGCGGACTCCGCGAAGCTCTGCGCGCGCTCGGGGACGAGGTGCCGGAGATGGCGCAGCCATTCCCCGCGGAGGCGCTCGCCGACGGCGCGGGTCCGGTCGAGCGCGTGCTGCTGCGTCGCCGCTACGACGAGCTGCTCCGCGCGCTCTCCGAGCCCGCCCGGCGCGAGCTCGCGGGCTGGCCGGAGCTTCGCGCGCGCTATCTCGACGAGAGCCAGAGCTACGAAGTTCGCGGCCGCGCGATCGTCGCTGCGAACCATGTTCGCAGCCTGTCCGGGCTCGCGGTCCCGCGCGTGGCGCTTCCCGACACGTCGGACTGGGGAGAACTCGCCCGCTTTGCGGTGCTGGAGAATCTGCCCGGGCGTTTCCCGTTCACCGCGGGCGTCTTTCCGTTCAAGCGCGTCGAGGAGGATCCCGCCCGGATGTTCGCGGGCGAGGGGCCCGCGGAGCGCACGAACCGCCGCTTCCACATGCTCGCGAAGGACCAGCCCGCCGTGCGACTCTCGACCGCGTTCGACAGCGTCACGCTCTACGGGCGCGATCCCGCCGAGCGTCCCGACATTTTCGGGAAGGTCGGCACCTCGGGCGTCTCCATCTCGACGGTCGACGACGCGGTGAAGCTGTATTCCGGCTTCGATCTGCTCGACCCGAAGACCTCGGTCTCGATGACGATCAACGGCCCGGCCCCCGTCGTGCTCGCGTTCTTCTTCAACGCGGTGATCGATCAGGCGGTGGAGCGGCACCTGCGCGAGACCGGGCAGGTCGAGCGCGTCCGCGCCGAGCTCGCCTCGCTCGGGCTGCCGCGCTACGACGGGCCGCTTCCGGAGAACCACGACGGTCGCGGGCTGCTTCTGCTCGGCGTCTCGGGCGACCGAGTCGTCGATCCCGAAACCTACGCGCGGATCCGCCGCGAGGCGCTCTCGAGCGTGCGAGGCACCGTGCAGGCCGACATCCTGAAGGAAGACCAAGCGCAGAACACCTGCATCTTCTCGTCGGAGTTTTCGCTCGGGCTGATGGGCGACGTGCAGGAGTACTTCTCGCGAAACCGTGTCGAGAACTTCTACTCGGTCTCGATCTCCGGCTATCACATCGCGGAAGCGGGCGCGAATCCGATCTCGCAGCTCGCGTTCACGCTCGCCAACGGCTTCACCTACTGCGAGTACTACCTGAGCCGCGGGCTCGCGATCGACGAGTTCGCGCCGAATTTCTCGTTCTTCTTCTCCAACGGCCTCGATCCGGAGTACGCGGTGATCGGGCGGGTCGCGCGCCGCATCTGGGCGATCGCGATGCGCGACCGATACGACGCAGCCGAGCGCAGCCAGAAGCTCAAGTACCACATCCAGACCTCGGGCCGATCGCTGCACGCGCAGGAGATGTCCTTCAACGACGTTCGCACCACCCTTCAGGCGCTTCTCGCGCTGCAGGACAACTGCAACAGCCTGCACACCAACGCCTACGACGAAGCGGTGACCACTCCGACCGAGGAGTCGGTGCGGCGGGCTCTGGCCATCCAGCTGGTGCTGAACCGCGAGTACGGCTGGCTCAAGAACGAGAACCCGATCCAAGGCTCCTACTACCTCGAGCAGCTCACCGACGCGGTCGAGGACGCCGTGCTCCAGGAGTTCGAGCGCATCTCGGCGCGCGGCGGCGTGCTCGGCGCGATGGAGACGATGTACCAGCGCGGCCGGATCCAGGACGAGAGCCTGCACTACGAATCGCTGAAGCACTCCGGAGAGCTCCCGATCGTGGGCGTGAACACGTTCCTGAACCCGAAGCCAGAGGCCGAGTCGAGCGCGCCGCGCGAGCTGATCCGCGCGTCCGAGGCCGAGAAGCAGGCGTGCCTCGCGAACCTGCGCGCGTTCCACGCGCGACACCGGGACGAGGCGCCCGCGGCGCTGGCGCGACTTCAGGAAGTCGCTCGCTCTGGCAAGAACGTCTTCGCCGAGCTGCTCGAGACGGTGAAGGTGGCGAGTCTGGGGCAGATATCCGAGGCACTCTTCGAGGTCGGCGGGCGCTACCGCCGCAGCATGTAA
- a CDS encoding cupin domain-containing protein, whose translation MRAPRARMALCSVAIAASALAAPAEPAAPALDAVFATGRLTLPLEALASRYPLAPGKDFQVSEIGRDEHSSHHAVWIVDREIPHRHDRHDLFVVMLRGHGAMRLGDEERPVGEGSILYVPRGMPHAFRNASGAPALAYAIYAPAFDGRDRVPVD comes from the coding sequence ATGAGAGCCCCGCGAGCTCGAATGGCCCTCTGCAGCGTCGCGATCGCCGCAAGCGCGCTCGCCGCGCCGGCCGAGCCCGCCGCGCCCGCGCTCGATGCGGTGTTCGCGACCGGGCGACTCACGCTCCCGCTCGAGGCGCTCGCCAGCCGCTACCCGCTCGCACCGGGCAAGGACTTCCAGGTGAGCGAGATCGGACGCGACGAACACTCGAGCCACCACGCGGTCTGGATCGTCGACCGCGAGATCCCGCACCGCCACGATCGGCACGACCTGTTCGTCGTGATGCTGCGCGGGCACGGCGCCATGCGGCTCGGCGACGAGGAGCGGCCAGTCGGCGAAGGGTCGATCCTGTACGTGCCGCGCGGAATGCCGCACGCGTTCCGCAACGCGTCCGGCGCGCCGGCGTTGGCCTACGCCATCTACGCGCCGGCCTTCGACGGCCGCGACCGCGTGCCGGTCGA